From Camelus dromedarius isolate mCamDro1 chromosome 23, mCamDro1.pat, whole genome shotgun sequence, a single genomic window includes:
- the LOC105103158 gene encoding histone H2B type 2-F isoform X6, whose amino-acid sequence MPDPAKSAPAPKKGSKKAVTKVQKKDGKKRKRSRKESYSVYVYKVLKQVHPDTGISSKAMGIMNSFVNDIFERIAGEASRLAHYNKRSTITSREIQTAVRLLLPGELAKHAVSEGTKAVTKYTSSNCAMK is encoded by the coding sequence ATGCCGGATCCAGCGAAATCTGCTCCTGCTCCCAAGAAAGGCTCCAAGAAAGCTGTCACCAAAGTGCAGAAGAAGGACGGTAAAAAACGCAAGCGCAGCCGCAAGGAGAGCTATTCAGTTTACGTGTACAAGGTGCTGAAGCAGGTGCACCCGGACACCGGCATCTCGTCCAAGGCCATGGGCATCATGAACTCGTTCGTCAACGACATCTTCGAGCGCATCGCGGGCGAAGCGTCCCGCCTGGCGCATTACAACAAGCGCTCGACCATCACGTCCCGGGAGATCCAGACGGCCGTGCGCCTGCTGCTGCCCGGCGAGCTGGCCAAGCACGCCGTGTCCGAGGGCACCAAGGCCGTCACCAAGTACACCAGTTCGAA
- the LOC105103158 gene encoding histone H2B type 2-F isoform X3, which produces MPDPAKSAPAPKKGSKKAVTKVQKKDGKKRKRSRKESYSVYVYKVLKQVHPDTGISSKAMGIMNSFVNDIFERIAGEASRLAHYNKRSTITSREIQTAVRLLLPGELAKHAVSEGTKAVTKYTSSNCLRGPLGSRILTWRPPAITSGFRRSSPRVGRSFGYRGESDTHDSLLSSTRRSPLPPT; this is translated from the exons ATGCCGGATCCAGCGAAATCTGCTCCTGCTCCCAAGAAAGGCTCCAAGAAAGCTGTCACCAAAGTGCAGAAGAAGGACGGTAAAAAACGCAAGCGCAGCCGCAAGGAGAGCTATTCAGTTTACGTGTACAAGGTGCTGAAGCAGGTGCACCCGGACACCGGCATCTCGTCCAAGGCCATGGGCATCATGAACTCGTTCGTCAACGACATCTTCGAGCGCATCGCGGGCGAAGCGTCCCGCCTGGCGCATTACAACAAGCGCTCGACCATCACGTCCCGGGAGATCCAGACGGCCGTGCGCCTGCTGCTGCCCGGCGAGCTGGCCAAGCACGCCGTGTCCGAGGGCACCAAGGCCGTCACCAAGTACACCAGTTCGAA CTGCCTGCGGGGCCCACTCGGGAGTCGGATTCTCACTTGGCGACCCCCAGCAATTACGTCGGGATTTAGGCGAAGCAGCCCAAGAGTTGGGCGCTCTTTTGGGTACCGGGGTGAATCAGACACGCATGATTCCTTGCTCTCCTCTACCCGCCGGTCGCCGCTGCCGCCTACGTGA
- the LOC105103158 gene encoding histone H2B type 2-F isoform X5: protein MPDPAKSAPAPKKGSKKAVTKVQKKDGKKRKRSRKESYSVYVYKVLKQVHPDTGISSKAMGIMNSFVNDIFERIAGEASRLAHYNKRSTITSREIQTAVRLLLPGELAKHAVSEGTKAVTKYTSSKWTLEVTASSAH, encoded by the exons ATGCCGGATCCAGCGAAATCTGCTCCTGCTCCCAAGAAAGGCTCCAAGAAAGCTGTCACCAAAGTGCAGAAGAAGGACGGTAAAAAACGCAAGCGCAGCCGCAAGGAGAGCTATTCAGTTTACGTGTACAAGGTGCTGAAGCAGGTGCACCCGGACACCGGCATCTCGTCCAAGGCCATGGGCATCATGAACTCGTTCGTCAACGACATCTTCGAGCGCATCGCGGGCGAAGCGTCCCGCCTGGCGCATTACAACAAGCGCTCGACCATCACGTCCCGGGAGATCCAGACGGCCGTGCGCCTGCTGCTGCCCGGCGAGCTGGCCAAGCACGCCGTGTCCGAGGGCACCAAGGCCGTCACCAAGTACACCAGTTCGAA GTGGACCCTGGAGGTGACTGCAAGCTCAGCTCATTAG
- the LOC105103160 gene encoding histone H4 yields MSGRGKGGKGLGKGGAKRHRKVLRDNIQGITKPAIRRLARRGGVKRISGLIYEETRGVLKVFLENVIRDAVTYTEHAKRKTVTAMDVVYALKRQGRTLYGFGG; encoded by the coding sequence ATGtctgggagaggaaagggagggaaaggcTTAGGCAAGGGTGGCGCTAAGCGCCACCGCAAAGTCTTGCGAGACAACATCCAGGGCATCACCAAGCCTGCCATCCGGCGGCTTGCTCGGCGTGGCGGGGTCAAGCGGATCTCTGGCCTTATCTACGAGGAGACCCGGGGTGTGCTGAAGGtgttcctggagaacgtcattcggGACGCCGTCACCTACACTGAGCATGCCAAGCGCAAGACGGTCACTGCCATGGACGTGGTGTACGCCCTCAAGCGGCAGGGACGCACCCTGTATGGCTTCGGAGGCTAA
- the LOC105103158 gene encoding histone H2B type 2-F isoform X4: MPDPAKSAPAPKKGSKKAVTKVQKKDGKKRKRSRKESYSVYVYKVLKQVHPDTGISSKAMGIMNSFVNDIFERIAGEASRLAHYNKRSTITSREIQTAVRLLLPGELAKHAVSEGTKAVTKYTSSKAGEWTVICIETYKNDSLIFCHDFQTNISFLN, encoded by the exons ATGCCGGATCCAGCGAAATCTGCTCCTGCTCCCAAGAAAGGCTCCAAGAAAGCTGTCACCAAAGTGCAGAAGAAGGACGGTAAAAAACGCAAGCGCAGCCGCAAGGAGAGCTATTCAGTTTACGTGTACAAGGTGCTGAAGCAGGTGCACCCGGACACCGGCATCTCGTCCAAGGCCATGGGCATCATGAACTCGTTCGTCAACGACATCTTCGAGCGCATCGCGGGCGAAGCGTCCCGCCTGGCGCATTACAACAAGCGCTCGACCATCACGTCCCGGGAGATCCAGACGGCCGTGCGCCTGCTGCTGCCCGGCGAGCTGGCCAAGCACGCCGTGTCCGAGGGCACCAAGGCCGTCACCAAGTACACCAGTTCGAA GGCTGGTGAATGGACTGTGATATGCATAGAAACCTATAAAAATGACAGTTTAATCTTCTGTCATGACTTTCAGAcaaatatctcatttttaaacTAG